The following are encoded together in the Syngnathus typhle isolate RoL2023-S1 ecotype Sweden linkage group LG5, RoL_Styp_1.0, whole genome shotgun sequence genome:
- the ranbp1 gene encoding ran-specific GTPase-activating protein — translation MADPKDQEEHETTAEIPEDTNHDPQFEPIVNLPEQEVKTLEEDEEELFKMRAKLYRFASEIDPPEWKERGTGDVKLLRHKDKGTIRLLMRRDRTLKLCANHQIVPMMELKPNAGSDRAWVWNTLADYADEEPKPELLAIRFLNAENAQKFKVKFDECKGVIKNKDGSDKADSAIKVVEKLEELSVKDKNEGEKD, via the exons ATGGCTGACCCAAAG GACCAAGAAGAGCATGAAACCACTGCAGAAATTCCAGAAGACACCAATCATGACCCTCAGTTTGAACCAATCGTGAACCTTCCTGAGCAGGAAGTGAAAACGTTagaagaagatgaagaggaaCTTTTCAAAAT gcGAGCTAAACTCTACCGGTTTGCCTCTGAAATTGATCCCCCTGAGTGGAAGGAGAGAGGCACTGGTGATGTCAAGCTGCTCAGACACAAAGACAAGGGCACAATCCGCCTTCTGATGAGGAGAGATCGTACTTTGAAGCTTTGTGCCAATCATCAGA TTGTACCAATGATGGAGCTGAAGCCCAACGCTGGCAGCGACAGAGCCTGGGTGTGGAACACACTAGCAGATTATGCTGATGAAGAACCCAAACCCGAACTTCTGGCCATCCGGTTTTTAAATGCAGAAA ATGCGCAGAAGTTCAAAGTGAAGTTTGATGAATGCAAAGGTGTGATCAAAAACAAAGATGGATCAg ACAAGGCTGATAGTGcaatcaaagtggtggagaaACTGGAAGAGCTGTCGGTAAAAGACAAGAACGAAGGTGAAAAAGACTGA
- the trmt2a gene encoding tRNA (uracil-5-)-methyltransferase homolog A isoform X2 gives MRYSSVNYSNTVDNVGTAGEGEVASEQNIYGYIKEDLFTSEIFKVEIRNLPKFVGFNDLKKFLAKHGLNPHKIKLFGKQTFAFVTFKNEEERDKAMKMVHGMHWKGQVLSVRLAKPKADPIQRKRKNEEGEGLGGQPPSKRAEGDEKEEPLSVQIANAVTPLWNVPYEEQLRTKEQDAVAVLQRLAKEIASTNKAMVPLLFDVKGKHNRMCCPLEAIHPSPSQTEYRNKCEFLISVGADGEDKTVGFRLGKYKGGSCDVVGPQEACHVSTQAKKVVHDFQKFIRSTPYTVYSPETYEGHWKQLTVRTTRTKQAMAVVFFNPQKLDETELDALKSSMKKYFSEGEGKDSGITSLYFVKEGQRKSPNMEDLPCELVAGDCCIHEELLGLKFRISPHSFFQINTAGAEVLYSTVGEWAQLDQDSTVLDVCCGTGTIGISLAKRVKKVIGIELCQEAVEDARVNAKLNGLSNVEFHCGKAEVLFPSILNAHVSPNLTAIVDPPRAGLHSKVILAIRRAENLKRLIYVACNAKAAMNNFIDLCRAPSNRVHGTPFQPVRATAVDMFPQTAHFEMVLLFERVEYNSQRQTNDPEESICSS, from the exons ATGAGATATTCTTCAGTCAATTATAGCAACACCGTTG ATAACGTTGGCACTGCAGGAGAAGGTGAGGTGGCATCGGAGCAGAACATATACGGCTACATCAAGGAAGACCTTTTTACGTCCGAGATTTTCAAAGTGGAGATCCGGAATCTGCCCAAGTTCGTTGGCTTCAATGACCTGAAGAAGTTTCTGGCCAAGCATGGCCTCAACCCACACAAGATCAAGCTGTTTGGCAAGCAGACGTTTGCGTTTGTCACCTTTAAGAATGAGGAGGAGCGTGACAAAGCCATGAAGATGGTGCACGGCATGCACTGGAAGGGCCAGGTGTTGAGCGTCAGACTGGCCAAGCCTAAAGCCGATCCCAttcagaggaagaggaagaatgaGGAGGGTGAAGGTTTGGGAGGGCAGCCTCCTTCCAAGCGAGCAGAAGGTGATGAGAAGGAGGAGCCGCTTAGCGTCCAGATCGCCAATGCGGTGACTCCCCTGTGGAATGTTCCCTATGAGGAGCAGCTCAGGACGAAGGAGCAAGATGCCGTAGCGGTTCTGCAGAGGCTGGCCAA AGAAATTGCAAGCACCAACAAAGCCATGGTGCCCTTGCTTTTTGATGTCAAAGGAAAACACAACAGAATGTGCTGTCCACTGGAAGCAATTCATCCATCCCCTTCACAG ACAGAGTACAGAAACAAGTGCGAGTTCCTCATCTCAGTGGGCGCGGATGGGGAGGATAAGACCGTTGGCTTCCGTCTGGGGAAATATAAAGGAGGCTCCTGTGATGTGGTGGGGCCGCAGGAGGCGTGCCACGTCTCAACCCAGGCCAAGAAAGTTGTCCACGACTTTCAGAAATTCATCAG GTCAACTCCTTACACCGTGTACAGTCCCGAAACGTACGAAGGACACTGGAAGCAGCTGACTGTTCGGACCACCAGGACCAAGCAAGCCATGGCTGTAGTATTCTTCAACCCGCAG AAACTTGACGAAACAGAACTTGATGCATTAAAGAGCTCCATGAAGAAATACTTTTCTGAGGGAGAGGGCAAAGACAGCGGCATCacctctctctattttgtcaaaGAGGGCCAAAG GAAATCTCCTAACATGGAAGATTTGCCTTGTGAGCTGGTGGCAGGAGATTGCTGCATCCATGAGGAACTTCTTGGTTTGAAATTCAGAATATCTCCTCATTCTTTCTTCCAG ATAAATACAGCAGGAGCAGAGGTTCTGTACTCTACTGTTGGGGAATGGGCGCAACTGGATCAGGACAGCACGGTTCTTGATGTTTGCTGTGGGACAGGAACTATCGGCATTTCTCTGGCTAAG agGGTCAAGAAAGTAATTGGAATTGAACTTTGCCAGGAGGCAGTGGAGGATGCTCGAGTTAATGCGAAACTCAACG GGCTCAGCAATGTTGAGTTTCACTGCGGGAAAGCTGAAGTTTTGTTCCCAAGTATTCTCAATGCTCACGTGTCGCCAAACCTGACGGCCATTGTGGATCCACCAAGAGCAGGCTTAC ATTCCAAGGTGATACTTGCCATCAGGAGAGCGGAGAATCTTAAGAGGCTGATTTATGTGGCGTGCAATGCCAAGGCGGCCATGAATAACTTCATTGA CCTGTGCAGGGCACCCTCCAACAGAGTTCATGGAACACCGTTCCAGCCTGTACGAGCCACGGCGGTGGATATGTTTCCTCAGACGGCGCACTTTGAGATGGTTCTGCTCTTTGAGAGAGTGGAGTATAACTCCCAGCGGCAGACCAACGATCCAGAAGAATCCATATGTTCATCTTGA
- the trmt2a gene encoding tRNA (uracil-5-)-methyltransferase homolog A isoform X3, translating to MKMVHGMHWKGQVLSVRLAKPKADPIQRKRKNEEGEGLGGQPPSKRAEGDEKEEPLSVQIANAVTPLWNVPYEEQLRTKEQDAVAVLQRLAKEIASTNKAMVPLLFDVKGKHNRMCCPLEAIHPSPSQTEYRNKCEFLISVGADGEDKTVGFRLGKYKGGSCDVVGPQEACHVSTQAKKVVHDFQKFIRSTPYTVYSPETYEGHWKQLTVRTTRTKQAMAVVFFNPQKLDETELDALKSSMKKYFSEGEGKDSGITSLYFVKEGQRKSPNMEDLPCELVAGDCCIHEELLGLKFRISPHSFFQINTAGAEVLYSTVGEWAQLDQDSTVLDVCCGTGTIGISLAKRVKKVIGIELCQEAVEDARVNAKLNGLSNVEFHCGKAEVLFPSILNAHVSPNLTAIVDPPRAGLHSKVILAIRRAENLKRLIYVACNAKAAMNNFIDLCRAPSNRVHGTPFQPVRATAVDMFPQTAHFEMVLLFERVEYNSQRQTNDPEESICSS from the exons ATGAAGATGGTGCACGGCATGCACTGGAAGGGCCAGGTGTTGAGCGTCAGACTGGCCAAGCCTAAAGCCGATCCCAttcagaggaagaggaagaatgaGGAGGGTGAAGGTTTGGGAGGGCAGCCTCCTTCCAAGCGAGCAGAAGGTGATGAGAAGGAGGAGCCGCTTAGCGTCCAGATCGCCAATGCGGTGACTCCCCTGTGGAATGTTCCCTATGAGGAGCAGCTCAGGACGAAGGAGCAAGATGCCGTAGCGGTTCTGCAGAGGCTGGCCAA AGAAATTGCAAGCACCAACAAAGCCATGGTGCCCTTGCTTTTTGATGTCAAAGGAAAACACAACAGAATGTGCTGTCCACTGGAAGCAATTCATCCATCCCCTTCACAG ACAGAGTACAGAAACAAGTGCGAGTTCCTCATCTCAGTGGGCGCGGATGGGGAGGATAAGACCGTTGGCTTCCGTCTGGGGAAATATAAAGGAGGCTCCTGTGATGTGGTGGGGCCGCAGGAGGCGTGCCACGTCTCAACCCAGGCCAAGAAAGTTGTCCACGACTTTCAGAAATTCATCAG GTCAACTCCTTACACCGTGTACAGTCCCGAAACGTACGAAGGACACTGGAAGCAGCTGACTGTTCGGACCACCAGGACCAAGCAAGCCATGGCTGTAGTATTCTTCAACCCGCAG AAACTTGACGAAACAGAACTTGATGCATTAAAGAGCTCCATGAAGAAATACTTTTCTGAGGGAGAGGGCAAAGACAGCGGCATCacctctctctattttgtcaaaGAGGGCCAAAG GAAATCTCCTAACATGGAAGATTTGCCTTGTGAGCTGGTGGCAGGAGATTGCTGCATCCATGAGGAACTTCTTGGTTTGAAATTCAGAATATCTCCTCATTCTTTCTTCCAG ATAAATACAGCAGGAGCAGAGGTTCTGTACTCTACTGTTGGGGAATGGGCGCAACTGGATCAGGACAGCACGGTTCTTGATGTTTGCTGTGGGACAGGAACTATCGGCATTTCTCTGGCTAAG agGGTCAAGAAAGTAATTGGAATTGAACTTTGCCAGGAGGCAGTGGAGGATGCTCGAGTTAATGCGAAACTCAACG GGCTCAGCAATGTTGAGTTTCACTGCGGGAAAGCTGAAGTTTTGTTCCCAAGTATTCTCAATGCTCACGTGTCGCCAAACCTGACGGCCATTGTGGATCCACCAAGAGCAGGCTTAC ATTCCAAGGTGATACTTGCCATCAGGAGAGCGGAGAATCTTAAGAGGCTGATTTATGTGGCGTGCAATGCCAAGGCGGCCATGAATAACTTCATTGA CCTGTGCAGGGCACCCTCCAACAGAGTTCATGGAACACCGTTCCAGCCTGTACGAGCCACGGCGGTGGATATGTTTCCTCAGACGGCGCACTTTGAGATGGTTCTGCTCTTTGAGAGAGTGGAGTATAACTCCCAGCGGCAGACCAACGATCCAGAAGAATCCATATGTTCATCTTGA
- the zdhhc8b gene encoding palmitoyltransferase ZDHHC8B — protein sequence MPTSAAKRFKPTKYIPVSTAATLLVGSTTLFFVFTCPWLTKVISPIVPLYNGFVFLFVLANFSMATFMDPGVYPRADEDEDKDDDFRAPLYKNVEIKGIQVRMKWCATCHFYRPPRCSHCSVCDNCVEDFDHHCPWVNNCIGRRNYRYFFLFLLSLSIHMMGVFTFGLIFVLHHQEKLGALHTTITLVVMCIAGLFFIPVMGLTGFHMVLVARGRTTNEQVTGKFRGGVNPFTRGCCGNVEYVLCSPQGPRYIFDPQKKPHLKIQPPFIRPDLSDRQIAVKVNDNGIHGTIISSKSKCSLDGLDEKETQPPLPPKADRYNQLKNHLTSSEESSLSGKTHPSTPAMYKFRPSFGTMPKVHYHTAGDKIVMSDDQNSSAILEEGARGHDYRSEPNLDLPEYTNAPLHRTFKSSPFQLDYDPLNSRTHSLKQAHQRLEKGQLVGLQPQTVTSTPYKNVFSPNTLSNRNGSLSYDSLLNPSSTPPTASECLAHRGVPPVGFHSPYLPTKTCHRRDPEMQRQQVTATYSPVLSSRVVGRHSPHLRDRDSSPVRYDNLSQTIMASIQERKEMEAREKRHMLHGHSQTHIYAQDSGVFEGPGGYGLPPNPCYPDGPRCAGSRGPTPPAYGGSRDNLMGVGLNYGQRTPVLCQAGSTMGRAPRTSSSSLHTDHISTNNNLGRVSGPEGFYRSPAHRPHPHSPAMHRSPSYSQQKLSYMSVQERMDSPRLGGAREAMKVNGQMDCHPSAKGVTGSPNRHGNVKKVTGVGGTTYEISV from the exons GTGCCCCTGGTTGACCAAGGTGATTTCACCTATCGTCCCTCTCTACAATGGCTTTGTCTTCCTCTTTGTCTTGGCCAACTTCAGCATGGCGACCTTCATGGACCCTGGTGTCTACCCCAGAG CGGACGAGGATGAAGACAAAGACGATGATTTCCGGGCACCTCTCTACAAGAATGTGGAGATCAAGGGCATTCAGGTTCGGATGAAGTGGTGTGCCACCTGTCACTTCTACAGACCACCTCGCTGCTCACACTGCAGTGTCTGTGACAATTGCGTGGAG GACTTTGACCATCACTGTCCTTGGGTCAACAACTGCATTGGACGCAGAAATTACCGctacttcttcctcttcctcctctctttGAGCATCCACATGATGGGAGTTTTCACCTTTGGTCTCATTTTCGTGCTCCACCACCAAGAGAAACTGGGAGCTCTGCACACCACCATCAC ATTGGTGGTGATGTGTATCGCAGGGCTTTTCTTTATTCCTGTCATGGGTCTCACGGGTTTCCACATGGTGCTTGTGGCGCGAGGTCGAACCACAAATGAACAA GTAACGGGCAAGTTTCGTGGAGGAGTAAATCCCTTCACTAGAGGTTGTTGTGGCAATGTTGAGTATGTCTTGTGTAGTCCTCAGGGGCCAAG GTACATATTTGACCCACAAAAGAAGCCCCACCTCAAAATTCAACCTCCATTTATTCGACCAGACCTCTCAGACAGGCAAATCGCCGTCAAGGTCAATGACAATGGCATCCATGGCACCATTATCAGCTCTAAG TCCAAATGTAGCCTCGATGGCCTGGATGAAAAAGAAACGCAGCCGCCATTGCCACCGAAAGCTGACAGGTACAACCAGCTGAAAAACCATCTGACCTCCAGTGAGG AAAGCTCACTGTCTGGTAAGACCCACCCGTCCACTCCAGCTATGTACAAATTCAGACCGTCCTTTGGCACCATGCCGAAAGTCCACTATCATACTGCAGGGGACAAG ATTGTCATGTCCGATGACCAAAATTCCTCAGCCATCTTGGAAGAGGGTGCTCGTGGCCACGACTATCGATCTGAACCAAACTTAGATCTGCCAGAGTACACTAATGCTCCCCTTCACCGCACTTTCAAGTCCTCCCCTTTCCAGCTGGACTATGACCCGCTCAACTCTCGGACTCATAGCCTGAAGCAGGCTCACCAACGATTGGAGAAGGGTCAGCTGGTGGGTCTGCAGCCTCAGACGGTCACCTCAACCCCTTATAAGAACGTCTTTTCTCCCAACACGCTCTCCAACCGTAACGGAAGTCTATCCTATGACAGCCTGCTGAACCCCAGTAGCACCCCACCCACCGCCAGTGAGTGCTTGGCCCACCGCGGTGTGCCTCCAGTAGGGTTCCACTCACCCTACCTGCCCACTAAAACGTGCCACAGGCGGGATCCTGAGATGCAGAGACAACAGGTTACCGCCACCTACAGTCCAGTTTTGTCATCCAGGGTGGTGGGCCGTCACTCTCCTCACCTTCGGGACAGGGACTCATCCCCAGTGCGCTACGACAACCTCTCCCAAACAATCATGGCCTCCATCCAAGAGCGGAAGGAAATGGAGGCAAGAGAGAAGCGCCACATGTTACACGGGCATTCCCAGACGCATATCTATGCCCAGGACTCTGGTGTGTTTGAGGGCCCCGGGGGGTATGGCCTCCCACCAAACCCCTGCTATCCGGATGGCCCTCGCTGTGCCGGTTCCAGAGGGCCGACACCTCCGGCCTATGGAGGCTCCAGGGACAACCTAATGGGGGTCGGGCTGAATTACGGCCAGAGAACCCCTGTCCTCTGCCAGGCCGGCTCCACTATGGGCCGAGCACCTCGGACTTCATCCAGCTCTTTACACACAGATCACATTAGTACCAACAACAACCTTGGAAGGGTCTCAGGCCCAGAGGGCTTTTATCGCTCCCCTGCCCACCGCCCCCACCCCCACTCCCCTGCCATGCACCGATCGCCATCCTACTCCCAGCAGAAACTCTCGTACATGAGTGTCCAGGAGAGGATGGACTCACCTCGCCTGGGGGGGGCAAG AGAGGCCATGAAAGTTAATGGCCAGATGGATTGCCACCCCAGTGCCAAGGGTGTCACAGGCAGTCCcaatcgtcacggtaacgtcaaAAAGGTGACTGGGGTGGGAGGCACCACCTATGAGATTTCGGTGTGA
- the trmt2a gene encoding tRNA (uracil-5-)-methyltransferase homolog A isoform X1 translates to MADCSSNPVTEKAPPEERDTADLPTDSSDNVGTAGEGEVASEQNIYGYIKEDLFTSEIFKVEIRNLPKFVGFNDLKKFLAKHGLNPHKIKLFGKQTFAFVTFKNEEERDKAMKMVHGMHWKGQVLSVRLAKPKADPIQRKRKNEEGEGLGGQPPSKRAEGDEKEEPLSVQIANAVTPLWNVPYEEQLRTKEQDAVAVLQRLAKEIASTNKAMVPLLFDVKGKHNRMCCPLEAIHPSPSQTEYRNKCEFLISVGADGEDKTVGFRLGKYKGGSCDVVGPQEACHVSTQAKKVVHDFQKFIRSTPYTVYSPETYEGHWKQLTVRTTRTKQAMAVVFFNPQKLDETELDALKSSMKKYFSEGEGKDSGITSLYFVKEGQRKSPNMEDLPCELVAGDCCIHEELLGLKFRISPHSFFQINTAGAEVLYSTVGEWAQLDQDSTVLDVCCGTGTIGISLAKRVKKVIGIELCQEAVEDARVNAKLNGLSNVEFHCGKAEVLFPSILNAHVSPNLTAIVDPPRAGLHSKVILAIRRAENLKRLIYVACNAKAAMNNFIDLCRAPSNRVHGTPFQPVRATAVDMFPQTAHFEMVLLFERVEYNSQRQTNDPEESICSS, encoded by the exons ATGGCAGACTGTAGTAGCAACCCTGTGACTGAAAAAGCCCCCCCGGAGGAGAGGGACACAGCTGACCTCCCCACTGACTCCTCAGATAACGTTGGCACTGCAGGAGAAGGTGAGGTGGCATCGGAGCAGAACATATACGGCTACATCAAGGAAGACCTTTTTACGTCCGAGATTTTCAAAGTGGAGATCCGGAATCTGCCCAAGTTCGTTGGCTTCAATGACCTGAAGAAGTTTCTGGCCAAGCATGGCCTCAACCCACACAAGATCAAGCTGTTTGGCAAGCAGACGTTTGCGTTTGTCACCTTTAAGAATGAGGAGGAGCGTGACAAAGCCATGAAGATGGTGCACGGCATGCACTGGAAGGGCCAGGTGTTGAGCGTCAGACTGGCCAAGCCTAAAGCCGATCCCAttcagaggaagaggaagaatgaGGAGGGTGAAGGTTTGGGAGGGCAGCCTCCTTCCAAGCGAGCAGAAGGTGATGAGAAGGAGGAGCCGCTTAGCGTCCAGATCGCCAATGCGGTGACTCCCCTGTGGAATGTTCCCTATGAGGAGCAGCTCAGGACGAAGGAGCAAGATGCCGTAGCGGTTCTGCAGAGGCTGGCCAA AGAAATTGCAAGCACCAACAAAGCCATGGTGCCCTTGCTTTTTGATGTCAAAGGAAAACACAACAGAATGTGCTGTCCACTGGAAGCAATTCATCCATCCCCTTCACAG ACAGAGTACAGAAACAAGTGCGAGTTCCTCATCTCAGTGGGCGCGGATGGGGAGGATAAGACCGTTGGCTTCCGTCTGGGGAAATATAAAGGAGGCTCCTGTGATGTGGTGGGGCCGCAGGAGGCGTGCCACGTCTCAACCCAGGCCAAGAAAGTTGTCCACGACTTTCAGAAATTCATCAG GTCAACTCCTTACACCGTGTACAGTCCCGAAACGTACGAAGGACACTGGAAGCAGCTGACTGTTCGGACCACCAGGACCAAGCAAGCCATGGCTGTAGTATTCTTCAACCCGCAG AAACTTGACGAAACAGAACTTGATGCATTAAAGAGCTCCATGAAGAAATACTTTTCTGAGGGAGAGGGCAAAGACAGCGGCATCacctctctctattttgtcaaaGAGGGCCAAAG GAAATCTCCTAACATGGAAGATTTGCCTTGTGAGCTGGTGGCAGGAGATTGCTGCATCCATGAGGAACTTCTTGGTTTGAAATTCAGAATATCTCCTCATTCTTTCTTCCAG ATAAATACAGCAGGAGCAGAGGTTCTGTACTCTACTGTTGGGGAATGGGCGCAACTGGATCAGGACAGCACGGTTCTTGATGTTTGCTGTGGGACAGGAACTATCGGCATTTCTCTGGCTAAG agGGTCAAGAAAGTAATTGGAATTGAACTTTGCCAGGAGGCAGTGGAGGATGCTCGAGTTAATGCGAAACTCAACG GGCTCAGCAATGTTGAGTTTCACTGCGGGAAAGCTGAAGTTTTGTTCCCAAGTATTCTCAATGCTCACGTGTCGCCAAACCTGACGGCCATTGTGGATCCACCAAGAGCAGGCTTAC ATTCCAAGGTGATACTTGCCATCAGGAGAGCGGAGAATCTTAAGAGGCTGATTTATGTGGCGTGCAATGCCAAGGCGGCCATGAATAACTTCATTGA CCTGTGCAGGGCACCCTCCAACAGAGTTCATGGAACACCGTTCCAGCCTGTACGAGCCACGGCGGTGGATATGTTTCCTCAGACGGCGCACTTTGAGATGGTTCTGCTCTTTGAGAGAGTGGAGTATAACTCCCAGCGGCAGACCAACGATCCAGAAGAATCCATATGTTCATCTTGA